In candidate division WOR-3 bacterium, one DNA window encodes the following:
- a CDS encoding redoxin domain-containing protein encodes MSTLLGRKAPIFTLKDHKGDDFSLKDLKGKKILLSFHPLAWTKVCADQMKSLEKNYDKFLSLNIVPVGINVDPLPSKKAWAKVLGIKKLRLLSDFWPHGAVAKRYRIFRQADGFSERANILIDEKGKVIFFKVYPIPEVPSVAEILDFVKKGG; translated from the coding sequence ATGAGCACCCTTCTTGGCCGAAAGGCACCGATTTTTACCCTTAAAGACCATAAGGGAGATGATTTCTCTTTGAAAGACCTTAAAGGGAAAAAAATTCTTCTTTCTTTCCATCCTCTGGCTTGGACGAAGGTCTGTGCGGACCAGATGAAGTCCTTGGAAAAAAATTATGATAAATTCTTATCGCTCAATATCGTGCCGGTGGGGATAAATGTTGACCCGCTCCCTTCCAAAAAGGCTTGGGCGAAGGTTTTGGGGATAAAGAAACTCCGGCTCCTTTCTGACTTTTGGCCCCACGGGGCGGTTGCCAAACGTTACCGAATTTTTCGCCAGGCAGATGGTTTTTCTGAGAGAGCGAATATCCTTATTGACGAAAAGGGTAAGGTAATCTTCTTTAAGGTTTATCCCATTCCCGAAGTACCGTCGGTAGCGGAGATATTAGATTTTGTCAAAAAAGGGGGATAA
- a CDS encoding nitroreductase family protein, which translates to MEVREAIKTRRAYRSLDPVVIREEMIEELIEAVRLAPSCFNNQPWRFVFVTEKAVLQEIFKTLSKGNEWATKASLVIAVFSEKQLDCEIKGREYYLFDTGMATAFLILQATESGLVAHPIAGYDEEKVKEVLNIPKEMKVITLVIVGKHSDEIGELLTDKQKEIEKERPERLPKDKFIYFNRLP; encoded by the coding sequence ATGGAAGTGAGGGAGGCAATAAAAACCCGGCGGGCTTATCGGTCTCTGGACCCAGTAGTGATTAGGGAAGAAATGATTGAGGAACTCATTGAGGCTGTCCGGTTAGCCCCTTCCTGTTTCAATAATCAGCCCTGGCGATTTGTCTTTGTCACCGAAAAGGCGGTTTTGCAAGAAATTTTTAAGACCCTTTCTAAGGGCAACGAGTGGGCGACAAAGGCTTCTTTGGTCATTGCGGTTTTCAGTGAGAAGCAATTGGATTGTGAGATAAAGGGTCGGGAGTATTACCTTTTTGATACCGGAATGGCAACCGCTTTTTTAATTTTGCAAGCGACGGAATCGGGACTTGTTGCCCACCCCATCGCCGGCTATGACGAGGAGAAGGTGAAGGAAGTGTTAAATATACCCAAAGAGATGAAGGTTATCACATTGGTGATTGTGGGTAAGCACTCCGATGAAATTGGGGAACTTCTAACCGATAAGCAGAAGGAGATAGAGAAAGAGAGACCGGAAAGGCTGCCGAAAGATAAGTTTATTTATTTCAATCGCCTTCCCTAA